A segment of the Mycobacterium intracellulare ATCC 13950 genome:
TGTCAGGCTCCGTGGTTCTCGTTGGTGAAGACGTCGCGGTGCTCGGCGACCCAGTGGCCGAACGGAAGGGCCGGGCGGCCGAGGATCTTCTCGACGTCGTGGGTGACCAGCGCGGGCTTGTCGAGCGATTCGGCGAGCATGGCGATGTAGGCGTCGGCGAATCCGGCGCTGAATCCCAAGCCCAGGAAGCGTTGCCGCACAGCGTCTGTGGGAACCTCCAGGTATTGGAGCGGCCGGCCCAGCACGGCGCCGATGACCTGCACCAGCTCCGAGTTGGTGAAAGCCTGTGGGCCCGTCAACGGAATGCGCTGTCCGGCAAGCTCGTCGGTGAGCAACGCGCGCGCCCCCACCGCCGCGATGTCCGTCTCGACGATCGGCGCCGTCGACGCCGCGGCGTACGGCCCCGCGACCACGTCGCCGGCGCGGAGCTGCGCGGACCACATGCCGGCGAAGTTCGACGCGAACACGCTGGGCCGCAGGCTCACCCAGGCCAGCCCGGAGTCGACGGCGAGCCGTTCGACCTCCCTGTTGCGGTCGCCGCGAAATCGGGACGGCTGGCGGGACAAGTCGTCGTCAGCGTTGATCGCCGACAGGGCGACCAGTTTCCCGACGCCGGCGCGCCCGCATTCGACCACCACTTCTTCGAGCTGCCCGCGCAGCGCGCGGGAGTTCAGGAAGACCGCCGACGCGCCCGGCAGCGCCTCGGTGGCCGAAGCGAACACCTCGACCTCGGGGGGAAATCCGGCCGGCCCCGGCTGTCGGGTGATCGCGCGCACGCGCGCGCCTGCGGCAAGCAGGTCCGCGACGAGTGGGCGCCCGACGTTACCGGTCGCACCGGTGACGACGATTGTCATGGGACGGTTCCTTTCGTGGATTTGTGCACTGCTGCAAGGACGGGGCAAAAGGTGGGAAAGTTACACGACAGAACCTGTAACTTTTCGGGGCGGCGGATCGTCGAAGAGTCATGAACCAGTCGCAGTCAACGGGCGACCAGGTCGCCGAGGCCTGGCGCCGTCACCGCCCGTATCTGGTCAACCTGGCCTACCAGATGCTGGGCGACATCGGCGACGCGGAAGACGTTGCGCAGGAGGCATTCCTGCGGCTCTCACGCGCCGAGGTCGGCGACATCAAGGATGTCCGGGGCTGGCTGACCGTGGTCGCGAGCCGGCTCTGCCTCGACCAGGTGCGCTCCGCGCGCGCCCGTTACGAACGCCCCGGCGACGTCGAGGAGCGGCCGGCACCACGCCGGTCCGACCCGGCCGACCGGATCACCCTCGACGACGAGATCCGCAGCGCGCTGTTGGAGGTCCTGCGGAGGCTCAGCCCCGGTGAGCGGGTGAGCTTCGTGCTGCACGACGTGTTCGGCGTTCCCTTCGACTCGATCGCGGAAACCGTGGGCCGTCCCGTCGGCACCTGCCGCCAGCTGGCGCGGCGGGCGCGGGCCAAATTCGTTGCCGCGCAACCGAATATGAATGACGTGGCCGTGGCCGAGCATCAGCTCGTCACGGAGAAGTTCATCACCGCGTGCGCCAACGGCGATCTCGCCGCGCTGGCCGCCGTCCTGGATCCGACGGTCTGGGGTGTGGGCACGATTCTCGCCGACCCGGCGCCGCCACCACAGGTCAACCACGGGCCCGATGCGGTGGCGACCAACCTGCTGCGCTACCTGTGGCCGGACGTGACGCTGGTCGGCGGTCCGGTTGGGGCGCCGGTGTTGCTGGCCTTCAGCGATCGTCGATTGTTCGCCGTTATCGTGCTGACGATCCGCGGCGCGCGCGTGACCAAAATCGAGGCGATCGCCGACCCGTCGGCGCGGGCGGGCAACGCTGCCGAGAACGCCTAGGCCTGTTGGTCTTTCGCCCCGCGCTCGCCGGGGCGGTCGGGGCGCGCCGCGAAGTAGCCGGCGATGGTCGCGGTGATCTCGAGGAACTTGCGCCGCGTGGCCGGCGCCATTTCCCGGGCCACGTCGATGACCCCGCCCGGTCGCAGGTGCGGGTCGAACGGCACCTCGATGACCGGCCGCCCGTGATCGGTGAACTCGCGGGCCAGCAACGCCCGGGTGCGTTTGTCCGCGTGGCCATCCGAATCGTTGAGCACCACGATGCTGTGCTGCAGCAGCGTCGTCAGGCCCTGATCCGCCAGCCATTCCATGGTCCGCGCGGCGGCGGACGCGCCGTCGGCCCAGGGCGAGGACACCACGATCAGCGCGTCCAGATCGCGCAGCACCTCCTGGGTCAGCGGCGCGTCCATCGTCGAACCGCAGTCGATGACCGAGATCGTGAAATGGCGATCCAGCCGCAGCGCGGCCTCCCGGTAGATCGCGGGATCGAGCACGCGGCGCGGTCCGGACGCCGGTTCGCCGCCGAGCACGTGCAGGCCCGCGGAATTGCGGCCCAGGCGCGCCACCACATCGTCGAAGGACCGCAGGTTCTTGTCGGCGGTGAGCTCCCAGAACGAGCGCGTCGATCCCGGATCGATGCGGCTGCTGAGGCGCCCGAAGGCGGTGTCGGCGTCGATCGCCACGACGTGGTCTTGCCGGCGGAGTTGGGCGAACAGCGAGCCGACACTGGCGGCCACCGAGGTCTTGCCCACGCCGCCCTTGCCCAGCACGCCGACCTTGTAGTTGCCGTGCAGGCGGGTCTGGATGGTCGCCTCGAATTGAGCCTCCTGCCGCTGGGCCGGGGAAGGGCCCAGGGTGATCAGGCCGAAGGTGGCGATCCGCAGGACGCGTCGCCAACCGCGGTCGGGGAGGTCCTGCGAGGGCGGCGGCGCAGGGGCGGGTTGCTGCGGCGCCACGGCGGGTGGTGGCCGGAAGGACGGGGCGGCGGCGGGAGGCGGGGGCGCCGATGCCCAGCCCTGCGGCGGAGCGGACGGCCGGGGCGGGGCGGGGGCCGGGGCCGGTGGCCGCGGGGCGGCGTGGGGCCCGTGCGCAGGGGGGCCAGGCGGGCGGGCCGCCGCGGTTTTCCGCGCGGGCTGCAGACGGTCCCGCAGGAATTCGTCGCGCTCGTTCATGGGCTCCTCAGGTGCCGGGCGGTCGGTCGTCGCGCCGTGTTACGTGATAAGCGCCACGGTCCGGCGTGCGACGCCGGACGTGACCAATACCGGTCCAGTATCTCCTCACGCGGGCGGCGTGGGAACCCGCAAACCCGGCCCGGTTCGCTGCGGGATCGGCGCGCCGCCGCGATCGCGGCACTGAGCACGTCGATCCCCGGCGCGGGCGCCGTTACCACCGGGACCGCAAAGCGCCAGCAGCAAACTTATCGCGGCCCGTTGATCGAGGCCGCGAGCGCGCGGTGGAAGGCCGGCGGTGGTGGAAATCACCGGCCCGAACCCCGGCGCCGCACGAGTGCCGATCAGCGGCAACCGCGAAATTTACGAGGGTGCCCGCCGACGGTTTAGACTTGACGAAGTTGGCATGTCAGGCGGGTATTGTCATATCGTTTTACGACTTGTCGAGACCGGTTCCAGGCCACCGTTCAGAGCTGCACGGACATCCCGAACAGGATCATCTCCGCCTGGGGCACAGCCTATCGAGACAAGACCGAAGGGATATTCGCCCGCAACGTCCGGGGTGCGATCTCATCGGGGCCGCTGGTAACGGCCGCGCAGAACGTTCAGGTGAAGGGTCAGGTGCATATGACGCCCAAGCGCGTCGGGTTATACAACCCCGCGTTCGAGCACGACGCGTGCGGGGTAGCCATGGTCGTCGATATGCACGGCCGCCGCAGCCGCGACATCGTCGATAAGGCAATCACCGCGCTGCTCAACCTCGAACACCGGGGTGCCCAGGGCGCCGAGCCGCGCAGCGGCGACGGTGCCGGCATCATGCTTCAGGTTCCCGATGCCTTCTTGCGCGAAGTCGTGGACTTCGAGTTGCCGCCGGCGGGCAGCTACGCCACCGGCATCGCCTTCCTGCCGCAATCGTCCAAGGACGCCGCGACCGCGTGCGCCGCGGTGGAGAAGATCGCCGAAGCCGAGGGCCTGACCGTGCTGGGCTGGCGCAACGTCCCCACCGACGACTCGTCGCTGGGCGCGCTGTCGCGCGACGCGATGCCCACCTTCCGGCAGGTGTTCATGGCGGGGGCGTCCGGTATGACGCTGGAGCGCCGGGCCTACGTGGTCCGCAAGCGCGCCGAGCACGAACTGGGCACCAAGGGCCCGGGCCAAGACGGCCCCGGCCGCGAAACCGTTTACTTCCCGAGCCTTTCGGGTCAGACCCTGGTCTACAAGGGCATGCTGACCACCCCGCAGCTCAAGGCGTTTTACCTTGACCTGCAAGACAATCGGTTGACCAGCGCCCTGGGAATCGTGCACTCGCGGTTCTCCACCAACACTTTTCCGTCGTGGCCGCTGGCGCATCCGTTCCGCCGCGTCGCCCACAACGGTGAGATCAACACCGTCACCGGCAACGAGAACTGGATGCGGGCCCGCGAGGCGTTGATCAAGACCGACGTGTTCGGCTCGGAAGCCGACGTCGAGAAGTTGTTCCCGATCTGCACGCCGGGCGCGTCCGACACCGCGCGCTTCGACGAGGCGCTCGAGCTGCTGCACCTCGGCGGGCGCAGCCTGGCCCACGCCGTGCTGATGATGATTCCCGAGGCGTGGGAGCGCAACGAGTCGATGGACCCCGCGCGCCGCGCGTTCTACCGCTACCACGCCTCGCTGATGGAGCCGTGGGACGGACCGGCGTCGATCACCTTCACCGACGGCACGATCATCGGCGCGGTGCTCGACCGTAATGGCTTGCGCCCCTCGCGGATCTGGGTCACCGAAGACGGTTTGGTGGTGATGGCGTCCGAGGCCGGCGTGCTGGACCTGGACCCGGCCAAGGTGGTGCGTCGGATGCGGCTGCAGCCCGGCCGCATGTTCCTGGTGGACACCGCGCAGGGCCGCATCGTCTCCGACGAGGAGATCAAAGCGGAGCTGGCCGCCGAGCACCCCTACCAGGAGTGGCTGGACAAGAACCTGGTCCCCCTCGACGACCTGCCGCAGGGCCACTACAAGCGGATGCCGCATGACCGACTGGTCAAGCGCCAGCAGACATTTGGCTACACCTACGAGGAACTCAACCTGTTGGTGGCGCCGATGGTGCGCAGCGGCGCCGAGCCGATCGGGTCGATGGGCACCGACACCCCGGTCGCGGTGCTCTCCCAGCGGCCCCGGATGCTCTACGACTACTTCCAGCAGCTGTTCGCGCAGGTGACCAACCCGCCGCTGGACGCCATCCGCGAGGAGGTGGTGACCAGCCTGCAGGGCACCACCGGCGGCGAGCGTGACCTGCTCACCCCGACCGAGCTCTCGTGTCACCAGATCGCGCTGCCGCAGCCGATCCTGCGCAACCGGGAGCTGGCGAAGCTGATCAACCTCAACCCGGACGACGAGGTCAACGGACGCCCGCATGGCATGCGTTCCAAGGTGATTCGCTGCCTTTACCCGGTGGCCGAAGGTGGCGCCGGGCTGGCCGCCGCCCTCGAGGACGTGCGCGCGCAGGCATCGGCGGCGATCGCCGACGGCGCGCGGGTGATCATCCTGTCCGACCGCGAATCCGACGAACGGATGGCGCCCATTCCGTCGCTGCTCGCAGTGGCGGGGGTGCACCACCACCTGGTGCGCGACCGGACACGCACCCACGTGGGTCTGGTGGTGGAGACCGGTGACGCCCGCGAGGTGCACCACATGGCGGCGCTGGTCAGCTTCGGCGCCGCGGCGATCAACCCGTACCTGGCGTTCGAGTCGATCGAGGACATGCTCGACCGGGGCGTGATCGAGGGCATCGACCGCAAGACGGCGCTGAACAACTACATCAAGGCGGCCGGCAAGGGTGTGCTGAAAGTGATGTCCAAGATGGGCATTTCGACGCTCGCCTCCTACACCGGTGCGCAGTTGTTCCAGGCGGTCGGCATCTCCGAGGATGTGCTCAACGAATACTTCACCGGGTTGAGCTGTCCCATCGGCGGGATCACCCTGGACGACATCGCCGCCGACGTCGCCGCCCGCCACGCCCTGGCCTACCTGGACCGGCCGGGCGAACGCGCCCACCGCGAGCTCGAGGTGGGCGGGGAATACCAGTGGCGCCGCGAGGGCGAGTACCACCTGTTCAACCCCGAGACCGTCTTCAAGCTGCAGCACGCCACGCGCACCGGCCAGTACAAGGTGTTCAAGGACTACACCCGCCTGGTCGACGACCAGAGCGAGCGCATGGCGTCCCTGCGCGGCCTGCTCAAGTTCCGCGCCGGTGTGCGGGAACCGATCCCGCTCGAAGAGGTCGAGCCCGCAAGCGAAATCGTCAAACGCTTCTCCACCGGGGCGATGAGCTACGGCTCGATCTCGGCGGAGGCCCACGAGACGCTGGCCATCGCGATGAACCGGCTGGGCGGCCGGTCCAACAGCGGCGAGGGCGGCGAGGACGTCAAGCGCTTCGACCGCGACCCCGACGGGGCCTGGCGGCGCAGCGCGATCAAGCAGGTCGCCTCGGGCCGGTTCGGTGTCACCTCGCACTACCTGACGAACTGCACCGACATCCAGATCAAGATGGCCCAGGGCGCGAAACCCGGTGAGGGAGGCCAGCTTCCGGGGCACAAGGTGTACCCGTGGGTGGCCGAAGTCCGCCACTCCACCCCCGGCGTCGGCCTGATCTCACCGCCGCCGCACCACGACATCTACTCCATCGAGGACCTGGCACAGCTGATCCAC
Coding sequences within it:
- the gltB gene encoding glutamate synthase large subunit, translated to MTPKRVGLYNPAFEHDACGVAMVVDMHGRRSRDIVDKAITALLNLEHRGAQGAEPRSGDGAGIMLQVPDAFLREVVDFELPPAGSYATGIAFLPQSSKDAATACAAVEKIAEAEGLTVLGWRNVPTDDSSLGALSRDAMPTFRQVFMAGASGMTLERRAYVVRKRAEHELGTKGPGQDGPGRETVYFPSLSGQTLVYKGMLTTPQLKAFYLDLQDNRLTSALGIVHSRFSTNTFPSWPLAHPFRRVAHNGEINTVTGNENWMRAREALIKTDVFGSEADVEKLFPICTPGASDTARFDEALELLHLGGRSLAHAVLMMIPEAWERNESMDPARRAFYRYHASLMEPWDGPASITFTDGTIIGAVLDRNGLRPSRIWVTEDGLVVMASEAGVLDLDPAKVVRRMRLQPGRMFLVDTAQGRIVSDEEIKAELAAEHPYQEWLDKNLVPLDDLPQGHYKRMPHDRLVKRQQTFGYTYEELNLLVAPMVRSGAEPIGSMGTDTPVAVLSQRPRMLYDYFQQLFAQVTNPPLDAIREEVVTSLQGTTGGERDLLTPTELSCHQIALPQPILRNRELAKLINLNPDDEVNGRPHGMRSKVIRCLYPVAEGGAGLAAALEDVRAQASAAIADGARVIILSDRESDERMAPIPSLLAVAGVHHHLVRDRTRTHVGLVVETGDAREVHHMAALVSFGAAAINPYLAFESIEDMLDRGVIEGIDRKTALNNYIKAAGKGVLKVMSKMGISTLASYTGAQLFQAVGISEDVLNEYFTGLSCPIGGITLDDIAADVAARHALAYLDRPGERAHRELEVGGEYQWRREGEYHLFNPETVFKLQHATRTGQYKVFKDYTRLVDDQSERMASLRGLLKFRAGVREPIPLEEVEPASEIVKRFSTGAMSYGSISAEAHETLAIAMNRLGGRSNSGEGGEDVKRFDRDPDGAWRRSAIKQVASGRFGVTSHYLTNCTDIQIKMAQGAKPGEGGQLPGHKVYPWVAEVRHSTPGVGLISPPPHHDIYSIEDLAQLIHDLKNANPAARVHVKLVSENGVGTVAAGVSKAHADVVLISGHDGGTGATPMTSMKHAGAPWELGLAETQQTLLLNGLRDRIVVQVDGQLKTGRDVMIAALLGAEEFGFATAPLVVSGCIMMRVCHLDTCPVGVATQNPVLRERFTGKPEFVENFFMFIAEEVREYMAQLGFRTLNEAIGQVKALDTTLARAHWKAHRLDLDPVLHEPESAFMNQDLYCTSRQDHGLDKALDQQLIVMSREALDSGTPVRFSTTISNVNRTVGTMLGHEVTKAYGGQGLPDGTIDITFDGSAGNSFGAFVPRGITLRVYGDANDYVGKGLSGGRIVVRPSDDAPQDYVAEDNIIGGNVILFGATSGEAYLRGVVGERFAVRNSGAHAVVEGVGDHGCEYMTGGKVVVLGRTGRNFAAGMSGGVAYIYDPHGELPGNLNTEMVELESLDEDDDEWLHGMIQAHVDATDSAVGQRILGDWPEERRHFAKVMPRDFKRVLQAIADAERDGADVDKAIMAAAHG
- a CDS encoding NAD(P)H-binding protein, whose translation is MTIVVTGATGNVGRPLVADLLAAGARVRAITRQPGPAGFPPEVEVFASATEALPGASAVFLNSRALRGQLEEVVVECGRAGVGKLVALSAINADDDLSRQPSRFRGDRNREVERLAVDSGLAWVSLRPSVFASNFAGMWSAQLRAGDVVAGPYAAASTAPIVETDIAAVGARALLTDELAGQRIPLTGPQAFTNSELVQVIGAVLGRPLQYLEVPTDAVRQRFLGLGFSAGFADAYIAMLAESLDKPALVTHDVEKILGRPALPFGHWVAEHRDVFTNENHGA
- a CDS encoding MinD/ParA family ATP-binding protein, with the protein product MNERDEFLRDRLQPARKTAAARPPGPPAHGPHAAPRPPAPAPAPPRPSAPPQGWASAPPPPAAAPSFRPPPAVAPQQPAPAPPPSQDLPDRGWRRVLRIATFGLITLGPSPAQRQEAQFEATIQTRLHGNYKVGVLGKGGVGKTSVAASVGSLFAQLRRQDHVVAIDADTAFGRLSSRIDPGSTRSFWELTADKNLRSFDDVVARLGRNSAGLHVLGGEPASGPRRVLDPAIYREAALRLDRHFTISVIDCGSTMDAPLTQEVLRDLDALIVVSSPWADGASAAARTMEWLADQGLTTLLQHSIVVLNDSDGHADKRTRALLAREFTDHGRPVIEVPFDPHLRPGGVIDVAREMAPATRRKFLEITATIAGYFAARPDRPGERGAKDQQA
- the sigI gene encoding RNA polymerase sigma factor SigI; this encodes MNQSQSTGDQVAEAWRRHRPYLVNLAYQMLGDIGDAEDVAQEAFLRLSRAEVGDIKDVRGWLTVVASRLCLDQVRSARARYERPGDVEERPAPRRSDPADRITLDDEIRSALLEVLRRLSPGERVSFVLHDVFGVPFDSIAETVGRPVGTCRQLARRARAKFVAAQPNMNDVAVAEHQLVTEKFITACANGDLAALAAVLDPTVWGVGTILADPAPPPQVNHGPDAVATNLLRYLWPDVTLVGGPVGAPVLLAFSDRRLFAVIVLTIRGARVTKIEAIADPSARAGNAAENA